The Actinopolyspora erythraea genome has a segment encoding these proteins:
- a CDS encoding DddA-like double-stranded DNA deaminase toxin, with product MSHVEEVGNTLAGMLGRLPPEQLHQARAWVEEYALPTLEEIGQGSTSPDLAEAVALFERVRELIDDVLALSDNTRGHLVSYLATLGVNGEQPPPSIPHPSTYQPPVSDNPNAVDEWVRHARDKLPERPGGKGATTGILRGIPGSGDVEVKSGGSGRRVWKPGTERWEREPEDEHNETPQARQERQLIDRIDTILVTVGERFPIPRPDLAMPETSTHVETKVAMRMREAGVTHAAVTINNEVCDGPLGCRAAVAAILPKGYVLDVYEPGATRPVRIEGQA from the coding sequence ATGTCCCACGTGGAGGAGGTGGGCAACACCCTCGCCGGGATGCTCGGACGATTACCTCCCGAACAGCTGCACCAAGCGCGGGCCTGGGTTGAGGAGTACGCCCTGCCCACCCTGGAAGAAATCGGCCAGGGCAGCACCTCGCCCGACCTGGCCGAGGCCGTGGCGCTGTTCGAGCGGGTCCGCGAGCTCATCGACGACGTGCTCGCGCTGTCCGACAACACCCGAGGGCACCTGGTGAGCTATCTCGCCACCCTCGGCGTGAACGGCGAGCAGCCGCCGCCCAGCATTCCCCACCCGTCCACCTACCAGCCTCCGGTCAGCGACAACCCCAATGCGGTCGACGAGTGGGTACGTCACGCCCGCGACAAACTGCCCGAACGCCCCGGCGGGAAAGGAGCCACCACCGGCATCCTGCGCGGTATCCCCGGATCCGGTGATGTGGAGGTGAAAAGCGGCGGATCCGGTCGCCGGGTGTGGAAACCTGGCACCGAACGGTGGGAACGCGAACCCGAAGATGAACACAACGAGACACCACAGGCTCGGCAGGAGCGGCAACTCATCGATCGGATCGACACCATACTCGTCACCGTTGGTGAGCGGTTCCCGATCCCACGGCCGGATCTGGCCATGCCCGAGACGTCGACCCACGTGGAGACCAAGGTGGCGATGCGGATGCGGGAAGCCGGGGTCACCCACGCGGCGGTCACCATCAACAACGAGGTCTGCGACGGCCCGCTCGGGTGCCGAGCCGCAGTCGCCGCGATCCTACCGAAAGGCTATGTGCTCGATGTGTACGAACCGGGCGCGACACGACCAGTACGAATCGAGGGACAGGCATGA
- a CDS encoding TMEM165/GDT1 family protein: MLVGFALSSVAIFVAELGDKSQLLAMTFATRYRAWQVLVGISVATLFVHAISVALGFGIGSALPTHWVGLGAGLAFLGFAVWTLRGDELDESRHDTASRRGARAALLAVTTAFVLAELGDKTMLATVTLATRHDWFGTWLGSTVGMVAADGLAVVAGLLLARHLSSRTVRYGAAALFALFGGWMIVSSLLAIG; this comes from the coding sequence GTGCTGGTGGGTTTCGCGCTGAGTTCGGTCGCTATTTTCGTCGCCGAGTTGGGCGACAAGTCGCAGCTGCTCGCCATGACGTTCGCGACCAGGTACCGCGCCTGGCAGGTGCTGGTGGGGATCAGTGTGGCGACGCTGTTCGTGCACGCGATCTCCGTGGCGCTGGGATTCGGGATAGGCAGCGCGCTGCCCACCCATTGGGTCGGTCTCGGCGCGGGGTTGGCTTTCCTCGGATTCGCGGTGTGGACGCTGCGCGGCGACGAACTCGACGAATCCCGCCACGACACCGCGTCCCGCCGAGGGGCCCGGGCCGCCCTGCTGGCCGTCACCACAGCCTTCGTGCTGGCCGAGCTCGGGGACAAGACGATGCTGGCCACCGTCACTCTGGCCACCCGTCACGACTGGTTCGGCACGTGGCTCGGCTCCACGGTGGGGATGGTCGCCGCCGACGGGCTGGCCGTCGTCGCGGGGCTGCTGCTGGCGCGCCACCTCTCGTCGCGGACGGTGCGCTACGGGGCCGCCGCGCTGTTCGCGCTTTTCGGAGGGTGGATGATCGTTTCCTCGCTTCTCGCGATCGGGTAG
- a CDS encoding helix-turn-helix domain-containing protein, with protein sequence MTRHDVPLGARIRQFRDGVMTQQDLATAAGVSVDLVRKLEQGRRNTASVASLHQIARALDVPLGDLIGPVRMPEQAPAEGVAALRFAVADVDDLTGESEAGEPLSLSEAEQELTYLWGTYWSGKYDRLTALLPPALTSLRATTRATGSPRASELVAQGFWAAGSTLIHLHQSDAAYIALRHAIELAGYGNDQLLAAALRGSIAWQLLTVGRFAESEAVALRMAERIEPSGERSFPQLSTYGSLIVTAATAAARGGNRAQARSLIDTSAEVAHRIGRDRDDYNSAFGPSQVAMQSVDVNVQTGEYGQALESARTMPHHHAAGLPLAARARHLTDRALAHSRLGHHEQASTLVLTAEQMAPEWAKRQQLLKSVTRDLLRGSRTRAPRLRNLADRLNVT encoded by the coding sequence GTGACTCGTCATGATGTGCCCCTCGGGGCGCGTATTCGGCAGTTTCGGGACGGGGTGATGACGCAACAGGACCTCGCGACCGCTGCGGGTGTGTCGGTGGACCTGGTGCGCAAACTTGAGCAGGGGCGACGCAACACGGCCAGTGTGGCGAGCTTGCACCAGATCGCCCGAGCGCTGGACGTGCCACTCGGTGATCTCATCGGGCCGGTACGGATGCCGGAGCAGGCTCCCGCTGAAGGTGTGGCAGCTCTACGGTTCGCGGTTGCCGACGTCGATGATCTGACCGGGGAGTCGGAAGCGGGCGAACCGCTGTCCTTGTCCGAGGCCGAGCAGGAGCTCACTTACCTGTGGGGGACTTACTGGTCCGGGAAGTATGACCGGCTGACCGCGCTGCTCCCTCCGGCGTTGACTTCGCTCCGTGCGACCACTCGCGCCACGGGGTCGCCGCGTGCCTCGGAGCTGGTGGCACAGGGGTTCTGGGCGGCCGGGTCCACGTTGATTCACCTGCACCAGTCCGACGCGGCCTACATCGCGCTGCGCCACGCCATCGAACTCGCCGGATACGGCAATGACCAGCTGCTCGCTGCCGCGCTGCGCGGTTCGATAGCCTGGCAACTACTCACTGTGGGACGGTTCGCCGAGTCCGAAGCGGTAGCTCTGCGCATGGCCGAACGGATCGAACCGAGCGGGGAGCGCTCCTTTCCGCAGTTGTCGACGTATGGTTCCCTGATCGTGACCGCGGCGACCGCTGCCGCTCGCGGTGGCAATCGGGCTCAGGCACGCTCACTGATCGACACGAGCGCCGAGGTAGCCCACCGCATCGGAAGGGACCGCGACGACTACAACAGCGCTTTCGGGCCGTCACAAGTAGCCATGCAATCGGTCGACGTCAACGTGCAGACCGGTGAGTACGGGCAAGCGCTTGAGTCGGCGCGCACCATGCCGCACCACCATGCCGCAGGATTGCCACTCGCGGCCCGTGCGCGGCACCTGACGGATCGGGCACTCGCTCATTCCCGCCTCGGCCACCACGAACAGGCGAGCACACTCGTGCTCACTGCCGAGCAGATGGCACCGGAGTGGGCCAAGCGGCAACAGTTGCTCAAGTCGGTCACACGAGACTTGCTACGCGGTAGCCGCACACGAGCCCCCCGGCTGCGGAACTTGGCCGACCGACTGAACGTCACCTAA
- the pnuC gene encoding nicotinamide riboside transporter PnuC has translation MRAIAEWLLSNGVVVFGQSVSWAELVGQVCALAVVFLARRRTLATWPVQILATLLLFAVYAAAELGGMAFRQVVIMLISVYGWVAWYRHRDAVHGVIVRRGTAGERWSLLAALLLGSAAFGALLRELDASWAPWPDAWIFVGTVVAFWAQGRGLVEFWLIWLAVDAVSVPLQLVSGLWFSAAIYLVFAALVLHGWFSWQRTARRHRERTATGHETLPAG, from the coding sequence GTGCGGGCGATCGCCGAGTGGTTGCTCAGCAACGGTGTCGTCGTCTTCGGACAGTCGGTTTCCTGGGCGGAACTGGTCGGCCAGGTGTGCGCGTTGGCGGTGGTCTTCCTCGCGCGACGACGCACCTTGGCCACGTGGCCGGTGCAGATTCTGGCCACCCTGCTGCTGTTCGCGGTCTACGCCGCCGCTGAGCTGGGTGGCATGGCCTTCCGGCAGGTCGTGATCATGTTGATCTCGGTGTACGGCTGGGTCGCCTGGTACCGCCACCGCGACGCGGTGCACGGGGTGATCGTCCGACGTGGCACGGCCGGTGAGCGGTGGAGTCTCCTGGCCGCGCTGCTGCTGGGATCCGCCGCGTTCGGCGCGTTGCTGCGGGAGCTGGACGCCTCCTGGGCGCCCTGGCCGGACGCCTGGATCTTCGTCGGCACCGTGGTGGCTTTCTGGGCCCAGGGGCGGGGGCTGGTGGAGTTCTGGCTGATCTGGCTGGCCGTGGACGCGGTCAGCGTGCCGTTGCAGCTCGTGTCCGGTCTCTGGTTCAGCGCGGCGATCTACCTGGTCTTCGCGGCGCTGGTGCTGCACGGCTGGTTCAGCTGGCAGCGCACCGCCCGGCGGCACCGCGAGCGAACGGCCACCGGGCACGAAACCCTGCCTGCGGGCTGA
- a CDS encoding saccharopine dehydrogenase family protein, whose protein sequence is MSIPDRRSRRLAMVWMLYGATGYTGRLIAELAVRRGYEPVLAGRDPRKLATTAVPLGLDYRTLDLRDTHRLDAALREFDVVAHCAGPFSATSAPMVEACLRTGTHYLDITGEIDVLEAVLARDDDSRAAGVTLLPGAGFDVVPTDCLAAMVAAELPGATDLDLAFTTNGGISPGTLKSAMEGVALGGRARVGGQLREVPVGWRRRTVTFPGGERIVTSLPWGDVATAYRTTGIGNITTFAGIPGLGRMTPRAARVSRDVLGRSAVRRFANTAIDALVRGPGRGSRSASRVEVHAEAGDAAGNAVSAALVGPDTYDLTADSVLRVVTALEAGEVPPGALTPATALGADFVRSLDGVRVVEPRHFRG, encoded by the coding sequence GTGTCGATCCCCGACCGTCGATCGCGGAGGCTGGCCATGGTCTGGATGCTCTACGGTGCCACCGGTTACACCGGACGGTTGATCGCGGAACTCGCCGTGCGCCGCGGGTACGAACCGGTGCTCGCCGGACGTGACCCCCGCAAACTCGCCACCACCGCAGTTCCGCTCGGCCTGGACTATCGGACGCTGGACCTGCGCGACACGCACCGACTCGACGCGGCGCTGCGGGAGTTCGACGTCGTCGCGCACTGCGCGGGGCCGTTCTCCGCCACCTCGGCCCCGATGGTCGAGGCCTGCCTGCGGACCGGCACCCACTACCTGGACATCACCGGTGAGATCGACGTGCTCGAAGCCGTCCTGGCTCGGGACGACGACAGCAGGGCCGCCGGAGTGACCCTGCTGCCCGGCGCGGGCTTCGACGTGGTCCCGACCGACTGCCTGGCCGCCATGGTCGCGGCCGAGCTGCCCGGGGCCACCGATCTGGATCTCGCGTTCACCACCAACGGCGGGATCAGCCCGGGGACGTTGAAGAGTGCGATGGAGGGCGTGGCGCTGGGCGGCAGGGCCCGAGTGGGCGGCCAGCTGCGGGAGGTGCCCGTCGGCTGGCGCAGACGTACGGTCACCTTCCCGGGGGGCGAGCGGATCGTCACGTCGTTGCCCTGGGGGGACGTGGCCACGGCCTACCGCACCACCGGTATCGGCAACATCACGACCTTCGCCGGGATCCCCGGCCTGGGTCGGATGACTCCGAGAGCGGCTCGGGTCTCGCGTGACGTGCTGGGCAGGTCCGCTGTGCGGCGGTTCGCCAACACCGCGATCGACGCCCTCGTGCGAGGCCCCGGCCGTGGCAGCAGGTCGGCGAGCCGCGTGGAGGTCCACGCCGAGGCGGGTGACGCCGCGGGCAACGCGGTCAGCGCCGCCCTGGTCGGCCCGGACACCTACGACCTCACCGCGGACTCGGTGCTGCGCGTGGTCACCGCGCTGGAGGCCGGTGAGGTACCACCCGGCGCGCTGACACCGGCGACGGCCCTCGGCGCCGACTTCGTGCGTTCCCTCGACGGCGTGCGGGTGGTAGAACCCCGGCACTTCCGGGGCTAG
- the aceE gene encoding pyruvate dehydrogenase (acetyl-transferring), homodimeric type: protein MRQPDWRSSGEHAHDVFEEIPLTPHNNETGGANSPQRVRVIRNGLAAHLPDIAPDETEEWLESFNSVLSVAGKQRARYLMLRLLQRAGETGVGIPSLTSTDYVNTIPTELEPWFPGDEETERRYRAWMRWNAAMMVHRAQRPGIGVGGHISSFASSASLYEVGFNWFFRGKDDPGGGDHLYIQGHASPGIYARAFLEGRLSADQLDGFRQEYSHAGPGGGLPSYPHPRLMPGFWEFPTVSMGLSPMNAIFQARFNRYLRDRGIKDTSDQHVWAFLGDGEMNEPESRGMLQVAANEGLDNLTFVVNCNLQQLDGPVRGNGKIIQELEAFFRGAGWNVIKVIWGREWDSLLHADRDGALINLMNSTPDGDYQTYKANDGAFVREHFFGRDPRTKEMVKNFTDDQIWGLRRGGHDYRKLYAAYKAAMEHHGQPTVILAKTIKGYGLGAHFEGRNATHQMKKLALDDLKLFRDSLRIPISDAQLEQDPYLPPYYHPGEDAPEIQYLRQRRSRLGGYLPERRTPAKPLVLPGDKVYDVVRQGSGKQEVATTMAFVRLLKDLAKDPEIGPRLVPIIPDEARTFGMDSMFPSQKIYNPSGQTYTPVDYQLMLAYRESDQGQILHEGINEAGSVASFTAAGTSYATHGEPMIPVYIFYSMFGFQRTGDGLWAAGDQMARGFLLGATAGRTTLVGEGLQHADGHSQLLAATNPGVVSYDPAWAFEIAHIVRDGLRRMYGEQPENVFYYLTVYNEPYQQPAEPEGIDVDGLLRGLYRYKRADGEQGPRAQLLTSGVAMPEVLRAQRLLGTEWGVSADVWSATSWTELRREAEAVDRDNLLHPDAERREPYVTRVLRPESGPVVAVSDWMRAVPDLIRPWVPGEMTTLGADGFGFSDTRPAARRVFLVDAESTVVATLAALARRGEIDESRVTEATARYRLDDVQAAGPQTSESGDA from the coding sequence ATGAGGCAGCCGGATTGGCGATCCTCCGGCGAGCACGCGCACGACGTCTTCGAGGAGATCCCCTTGACCCCGCACAACAACGAGACCGGCGGCGCGAACTCCCCACAGCGAGTGCGGGTGATCCGAAACGGCCTGGCTGCGCACCTACCGGACATCGCACCCGACGAAACCGAGGAGTGGCTCGAGTCGTTCAACTCGGTGCTCTCCGTCGCGGGCAAGCAGCGTGCCCGGTACCTGATGCTGCGCCTGCTGCAGCGCGCCGGGGAGACCGGAGTGGGCATTCCCTCCCTGACCAGCACCGACTACGTCAACACGATCCCCACCGAGCTGGAGCCCTGGTTCCCCGGCGACGAGGAGACGGAGCGCCGCTACCGGGCCTGGATGCGCTGGAACGCCGCGATGATGGTGCACCGCGCCCAACGCCCCGGTATCGGCGTGGGCGGGCACATATCGTCCTTCGCCTCCTCGGCGAGCCTCTACGAAGTCGGGTTCAACTGGTTCTTCCGGGGCAAGGACGATCCGGGCGGCGGCGACCACCTCTACATCCAGGGGCACGCCTCACCCGGCATCTACGCGCGGGCCTTCCTCGAAGGACGGCTCTCGGCCGACCAGCTCGACGGCTTCCGGCAGGAGTACTCCCACGCGGGTCCGGGCGGGGGGCTGCCCTCTTATCCGCACCCCCGGCTGATGCCGGGGTTCTGGGAGTTCCCCACGGTCTCGATGGGCCTGTCGCCGATGAACGCGATCTTCCAGGCGAGGTTCAACCGCTACCTGCGTGACCGGGGCATCAAGGACACCAGCGACCAGCACGTCTGGGCCTTCCTCGGCGACGGTGAGATGAACGAGCCGGAGTCGCGCGGGATGCTGCAGGTGGCGGCCAACGAGGGGTTGGACAACCTGACGTTCGTGGTCAACTGCAACCTGCAGCAGCTGGACGGGCCGGTACGGGGCAACGGCAAGATCATCCAGGAGCTGGAGGCGTTCTTCCGGGGCGCGGGCTGGAACGTGATCAAGGTCATCTGGGGGCGCGAGTGGGACTCGCTGCTGCACGCCGACCGGGACGGTGCGCTGATCAACCTGATGAACAGCACCCCGGACGGGGACTACCAGACCTACAAGGCCAACGACGGCGCGTTCGTCCGCGAGCACTTCTTCGGCCGGGACCCGCGCACCAAGGAGATGGTCAAGAACTTCACCGACGACCAGATCTGGGGACTCCGCAGGGGCGGGCACGACTACCGCAAGCTCTACGCCGCCTACAAGGCGGCGATGGAGCACCACGGCCAGCCGACGGTCATCCTCGCGAAAACGATCAAGGGCTACGGGCTCGGAGCCCACTTCGAGGGCCGCAACGCCACGCACCAGATGAAGAAGCTAGCCCTGGACGACCTCAAACTGTTCCGGGACAGCCTGCGCATCCCGATCTCGGACGCGCAGCTGGAGCAGGACCCCTACCTCCCGCCCTACTACCACCCGGGTGAGGACGCCCCGGAGATCCAGTACCTGCGGCAGCGCCGGAGCAGGCTGGGAGGCTACCTGCCGGAACGGCGCACCCCGGCCAAACCGCTGGTGCTGCCCGGCGACAAGGTCTACGACGTGGTGCGCCAGGGCTCGGGCAAGCAGGAAGTGGCGACCACCATGGCGTTCGTCCGGCTGCTCAAGGACCTCGCCAAGGACCCCGAGATCGGGCCGAGGCTGGTGCCGATCATCCCCGACGAGGCGCGCACCTTCGGGATGGACTCGATGTTTCCCTCCCAGAAGATCTACAACCCCTCCGGGCAGACCTACACGCCGGTGGACTACCAGCTGATGCTGGCCTACCGGGAGAGCGACCAGGGGCAGATCCTGCACGAGGGGATCAACGAGGCGGGGTCGGTGGCCTCGTTCACCGCGGCCGGGACGAGCTACGCCACCCACGGCGAGCCCATGATCCCGGTCTACATCTTCTACTCGATGTTCGGTTTCCAGCGCACCGGCGACGGGCTGTGGGCCGCGGGCGACCAGATGGCGCGGGGCTTCCTGCTCGGAGCCACCGCCGGCCGCACCACCCTGGTCGGCGAGGGGCTGCAGCACGCGGACGGTCACTCACAGCTGCTGGCCGCCACGAACCCGGGGGTGGTCTCCTACGACCCGGCGTGGGCGTTCGAGATCGCCCACATAGTCCGCGACGGCCTGCGCCGGATGTACGGGGAGCAACCGGAGAACGTCTTCTACTACCTCACCGTCTACAACGAGCCCTACCAGCAACCCGCGGAGCCCGAGGGGATCGACGTCGACGGCCTGCTGCGCGGCCTGTACCGCTACAAGCGGGCCGACGGCGAACAGGGACCGAGAGCCCAACTGTTGACCTCAGGGGTCGCCATGCCGGAGGTGCTGCGCGCCCAGCGGCTGCTCGGCACCGAGTGGGGCGTGTCCGCCGACGTGTGGTCGGCGACCTCCTGGACGGAACTCCGCCGGGAAGCGGAGGCTGTGGACCGGGACAACCTGCTCCACCCGGACGCCGAGCGGCGCGAGCCTTACGTGACCCGGGTGCTCCGGCCCGAGTCGGGACCGGTGGTGGCGGTCAGCGACTGGATGCGTGCCGTGCCGGACCTGATCCGTCCGTGGGTGCCCGGCGAGATGACCACGCTCGGTGCGGACGGGTTCGGGTTCTCCGACACCCGTCCGGCGGCGCGACGGGTCTTCCTGGTGGACGCCGAGTCGACTGTGGTCGCCACGCTGGCCGCTCTGGCACGTCGCGGCGAGATCGACGAGTCCAGGGTGACCGAGGCGACCGCCCGGTACCGGTTGGACGACGTCCAGGCGGCCGGGCCACAGACCTCGGAGTCCGGCGACGCCTGA
- a CDS encoding DUF397 domain-containing protein, translated as MSSTPASASAYSGQESNRVEVGRLADGTAVRDPKERTAGYFTTGQQRAAFIDAVKNERFG; from the coding sequence ATCTCGTCCACTCCGGCTTCCGCTTCCGCCTACAGCGGCCAGGAAAGCAACCGCGTCGAGGTAGGCCGCTTGGCCGATGGCACCGCCGTCCGCGACCCCAAGGAACGCACGGCCGGCTACTTCACCACCGGCCAGCAGCGGGCCGCGTTCATCGACGCCGTGAAGAACGAGCGGTTCGGCTAA
- a CDS encoding Imm1 family immunity protein yields the protein MTTVDTATVLTVMFDQHRGSQYAYTPEETATLLGRVVTESTEGNRTTLVTVWDRPARSHHDEGEPQYPPTYLRVAVDPNTGWGAMTWIDLTAGDVLDTYNPTDSTDRPALMFAADTPSYFPRSASLPLERIRHALGSYADTGTRPTTVQWQQGHLVL from the coding sequence ATGACAACGGTCGACACCGCAACCGTGCTCACGGTCATGTTCGACCAGCATCGCGGATCGCAGTACGCCTACACTCCCGAGGAAACCGCGACGCTGCTCGGCCGCGTAGTCACCGAATCCACCGAGGGGAACCGCACCACCCTGGTCACGGTGTGGGACCGCCCTGCCCGATCGCACCATGATGAGGGCGAACCCCAGTACCCCCCTACCTATCTCCGTGTCGCGGTGGATCCTAACACCGGATGGGGCGCGATGACCTGGATCGACCTGACAGCCGGAGATGTACTCGACACCTACAACCCGACTGACTCGACTGATCGCCCCGCACTCATGTTCGCCGCCGACACCCCCAGCTATTTCCCTCGATCAGCGTCCCTGCCCCTCGAACGGATTCGCCACGCCCTCGGCAGCTATGCCGACACCGGCACACGCCCCACCACGGTGCAGTGGCAGCAGGGCCACCTCGTCCTCTAA
- a CDS encoding peroxiredoxin, which translates to MTLEVGATAPDFTLPDYNKEKVSLSDFRGDKNVLLVFYPFAFSGVCQGELCQVRDDLGDFQNDRVQVLGVSVDSSFALKAWAEQEGYTFPLLSDFWPHGEVAKAYGVFNEQAGMANRGTFLIDTEGKVRFAEMNQPGEPRDQDAWRKALAEVSA; encoded by the coding sequence ATGACGCTCGAGGTCGGTGCCACAGCGCCGGACTTCACGTTGCCGGATTACAACAAGGAGAAGGTGTCGCTGTCGGACTTCCGCGGTGACAAGAACGTGTTGCTGGTCTTCTACCCGTTCGCCTTCAGCGGTGTCTGCCAGGGTGAGCTCTGCCAGGTCCGCGACGATCTCGGTGACTTCCAGAACGATCGTGTCCAGGTGCTCGGAGTGTCGGTCGACTCTTCGTTCGCGCTGAAGGCATGGGCCGAGCAGGAGGGCTACACCTTCCCCCTGCTGTCCGACTTCTGGCCGCACGGTGAGGTCGCCAAGGCCTACGGTGTGTTCAACGAGCAGGCGGGCATGGCCAACCGGGGCACCTTCCTCATCGACACCGAGGGCAAGGTCCGGTTCGCCGAGATGAACCAGCCGGGTGAACCTCGTGACCAGGACGCCTGGCGGAAGGCGCTCGCGGAAGTATCCGCGTGA
- a CDS encoding DUF3052 domain-containing protein, with translation MVAAEDAGRNETDVAEKLDIEPDMVVQEIGWDEDVDDTVREAIEQRCGGELLDEDADEVVDVVLLWWRDEDGDLTDTLLDIMTPLAEEGVIWVMTPKTGREGHVEPSDIAEAAATSNLAQTSNLSVGDEWTGTRLAYRKPAKTKR, from the coding sequence GTGGTCGCCGCGGAAGACGCCGGTAGGAACGAAACCGACGTCGCCGAGAAGCTCGATATCGAGCCAGACATGGTGGTGCAGGAGATCGGCTGGGACGAGGATGTCGATGACACCGTCCGAGAAGCGATCGAGCAGCGTTGCGGAGGCGAGCTGCTCGACGAGGATGCCGACGAAGTGGTCGATGTCGTCTTGCTGTGGTGGCGTGACGAAGACGGCGACCTTACGGACACACTTCTCGACATCATGACGCCACTGGCCGAGGAAGGTGTCATCTGGGTGATGACCCCCAAGACGGGCCGCGAAGGCCACGTCGAACCCAGCGACATCGCCGAAGCAGCCGCCACGTCCAATCTCGCGCAGACCTCCAACCTGAGCGTCGGCGACGAGTGGACCGGAACCAGGCTGGCCTACCGCAAGCCCGCCAAGACCAAACGGTGA